The DNA region CGACCGACTTGAGGGGCGTGAGGGCCTCGTAGAGGTCGAGGATGCCGATCTGAGCCTCTTGCTCGAGGACGCGGGCGTCCGTGCGGCTCTGGGCCGACGCGAACGCGACGAGGAGCGCCATGAGCGAGACGACCACCGCGCGCAGAAGGTTGTTGGGCTTCGCTTGCATCAGGTTGTGCCTCCGTGGGTGTTCAACGTGGGTCCAAGGGTCGTGCCCCCGGCCAGTCGCTGCCGAAGTCTCCGCGGGCTCGCGTCGGCTTCGTCGAACCGTGTTCGGTTCCGGGCTGGAGTCGTGGCGTGCGGCCTGTCCTTCGCTCTTGCGAACCGTCACCTCCGCGGCCCTGGTGATGGTCGACGGCGGTCGGGCTAGGCTTCGCCGGCGGCTGGAACTCGCACTATGAAACAGCTTTCGCAATGGGGTTTCTAAATCTCCCTCTGAAAGGGTACGCAGGGTGTGCGGGGATGTCAACACGCCGTCATGGTCAAGTGGTACACAGGCCGGCCGTCCGGCCTGGGGCGGGGGGTGAGCGGCCCGGTCGTAGGTCGAACAACGCCGTTCGCAGCGCTAGGATCGATCAGCCATCCGCGCTCATGGCGGACTGGCGCCATGACTGTTACCATCGACGCCGCCGGCCGGCTCGTCATCCCGAAGACGCTGCGCGACGCGGCCGGGTTGCGCCCCGGCATGCCGTTGCAGGCGCGCCTGAGGGACGGTCGAATCGAGATCGAGCCGGCGCCGACCGCCGTGAGCCTGGTGATGAAGGACGGCATCGGCGTAGCGCGCAGCGCAGGTGCGCCAGGTGAGGACGAACCCGTCCTCCTCGCCTCGGAAGTAGAGACCGTCCGGGCTCGGCTGCGTGATGAGCGCGGGCAGTAACAAGCCGATCGCGCTCGACACGAGCGTCATCCTGGCGGCGCTGATCGAGCGTCACGAGCACCACGACCGCGCGTTCCCAGTCGGCCACGCCGCTAGCGAACGAGGCCGTACCCCGCCCACTCCTTGAGGAGAAGCGCCTCCAGGTCGGCGTCGGAGCGCGCGCGCAGCCACATCCCGCCGTGGCGCACGAAGGCGGCCTCCAGCCCCTCCTGCCACCGCCGCAGGTTCCGCGCGTAGACGGCCAGCGCGGCGGGCGTGAGCGCCACGTTCACCTCCGCCCCCGTCTCCACGTCCTCGAGGGTGAGCGTGCCGCCACCGAGCCCGCCCGTCGCGAGCACGCCCGGGTCCAGCTCCTCGGGCGAGCAGACCTGCACACCGACGACCGCCTGCCGGGCGCCCCGAAGCACACCCAACCCAGCCTCGGGGGCCGCGAAGAGCCAGTCGCTGACGACCAGGCACACTCCTGGGCGCGGCAGGCGCGCCGCGAGCGCCTTGGCGGCGTGGTCGAACTCCACCGCGCCCTCCGCCCGCAGCCCCTCGAGCCACTCGAAGAGCTGTCCGGCCGCGCGCACCCCGCCGCCCCGCGGACCCCAGCGCAGGCCGCGGCCGGTGAAGGCTACGAGCCGCACGCGGTCGCTGCCGGCGAGCGCCACGTACGCGAGCGCCCCGGCCACGCGCCGCGCTAGGACGGACTTCTCCGGCACGCCGCCCCCCATGGACGCACTCATGTCGACCACCACCGTCACGGCCAGCTGCTCCAAGAGGTCACCCTCCCGCACGAACAGCTCGCCGGACCGGGCCTCCAGATGCGGGTCGACGCGCCTGAGGTCGTCGCCCGGTTGGTAGGCGCGGTACTCGGCGAACTCGAGGCCGGGCCCGAGCGTGCTCGAGCGGTGCTCGCCCACCCCGCCGAACGTGCCGGCGCGCGGCACGTTCAGGCGGCGGCGCGCCAGGCGCTGCAGGAGGCTCGGCGGGGGCGCGACGTCCACCACGCTCAGCCGCACGTCCGCGCGCGGCTCCGGTCGCTCGCCTCCGCTCACGCGCTCACGCCCGCCCACTCACGCGCCCGCGCTGGCCTCGAAGACCTGCCGGAGCAGCCGCTCGGCGTCCACGCCCGGATCGGCCTCCCCCTCGAAGTTGAGCTGGAAGCGGTGCCGCAACGTGGGCGCCAACACGGCGCGCAGGTCGTCGAACGCCACGTTGTAACGCCCGCGCAACAGGGCGTTCGCCTTGGCAGCGAGCAGGAGCGACTGCCCGCCCCTCGGGCTCACGCCGAAGCGCACGTACCGCCGCACGTCGGGGCTCGACGCCTCGCGCTCGGGGTGCGTGGCGAGCAGGAACCGCGCGACGCCGCGCCTCACGTGAGCGGCGACGGGCACCTCGCGAACGAGGCGTTGCAGGTCGAGGATCGTGTCGGGCGTCGCCACCTGCTCGGGGGTGGGCAGGCCGGCGCCGGTCGTCTGCTCGAGGATGGCGTCCAGGACGTCCTCGCTCGGCAGCGGCAGGACGATCTTGAGGAGGAAGCGGTCGAGCTGCGCCTCCGGCAGGATGTAGGTCCCCTCGAGCTCGATCGGGTTCTGCGTCGCCAGCACGAAGAACGGGCGCGGGAGCGGCCACGTGCGGCCGGCGGCCGTGACGGTGTTCTCCTGCATCGCCTCGAGGAGCGCCGACTGCGTCTTGGGCGTGGCGCGGTTGATCTCGTCGGCCAGGAGGAGCTGCGTGAAGATGGGCCCCTGCTGGAACTCCAGCCGCCCGCCCCCCAGCTCGTCGCGCACGAGGATCATCGTGCCCGTCACGTCGGCCGGCATGAGGTCGGGCGTGAACTGCACGCGCGCGAACTGCAGCCCGGCGGCGACGGAGACGGTGCGCACCAGGAGCGTCTTGCCGAGCCCGGGCGCGCTCTCGAGCAGCACGTGCCCGCCGGAGACGAGGCCTATCAAGAGTTGGTCGACGACCTCGTCCTGCCCGAGGACGACGCGACCTATCTCCTCGCGCAGGCGCCGCAGACTACCCAGCGCGCGCTCCAGCGCGGCGGCGTCGGTGGGGGCGGTGCCGGTAGGTGGGGCGGCGGTGGACGCGGCGGTCGTCCGGCCCGCAGTGGTCGCGGTCGGGCCGTCTGGCTCGCCGCCGGATCGCATGGGGGTCGTCGCTTCGGCTTCTGGCATGGGCATCAGTCCTTCCGTGGCACGACCGGAGCGCGCGGCTTGGCGACGCGGAGCAGGTCGGGGGCGTAGCGCCAGGTGAGTTCGAGGAGGAGCGCGAGGAGGGCGGCGCCGAGCGCCAGCGGCCACACGGGCGAGCGCGGCCAGTACCAACCGACGGGCGCCAGGGCGTCCGCCAGGTCCGCGAGCGCGTGGCCGCCCGTCGCGGTCGCCGTGGCCACGAGCCGCTCCGGGGCCGCGCGACCGGCGTCGAGGACGGCCAGGTAAGGCACCTCGAGCGTGAGCGTGGCGCCGCCGGCCGTCACGCGGTACGTGCCCGTCTCGTCCAGGAAGAGCTCGGAGGCGTAGCCGCCCGCCGCCGGTCGCGCGCTCAGGTCGGCGGACCGGCCTCCCGGCAGCTCGACGACCGCGTCCGCCGCCGCCGAGACCACGCGCAGGCGGTCGCCGTCGCGCGCAAGTCGCACGGCGGCGGTGCTCGGGGTCCTGGTGAGCTGCCTGACGAGGTGCGCCCACATCGTCGGGTAGGCCGGTTCGCTCAGCCACTCCCGTGTCCAGGGTCCGGCGGCGTGGGCCGTGAAGGCGACCACCTCGCCGGCGCCGTAGTGCCAGCTCGCGAGGAGGGGCTGGACCTCCCCCTGCTCGTCCGTGACGGAGAGGTGCAGCCTGGCCTCCGGCTTGACGCTCGTCGGCACGTACCCGCCGACCGCCGGGAGCGCGTCCGGCCAGGCGCGCAGGAAGCGTGGGCGCCGTCCCTGCCAGGCCGGAGTGGAGTCGCGCTCCTCGGTGAGCTCGCCCGACTGCAGGAGGACCTCGTGGGCCATGATGCCCGGCAGCGCCGAGAAGTCCGCGCTGGAGTGGAACGTGCCGCCCCCAAGGCGGGCGACCTCGCGGAGCTGGTCGGCGTCCGCCTCGGGCCCGATGGCGATGGTCGACACGGTCACGTTGGCTTCCCGCAGGAGCGCGAGGATGCCGGGGAAGTCGCCCGGCTGCGACAGGCCGTCGCTCATGACGATCACGTGCGCGGCGGCGGCGCCCGCGCCGGACAGCTGCTCGTAGGCCGCCACCAGGGCCGGGTACAGGTTCGTGCCGCCCCGCGGGTCGAGCTCGAGCACGGCGGCGCGGAACGCCTCGCCCTCCGCCGCCGGACCGAGCGGCACGAGCGTGCGCGCGGTGGAGTCGAAGGCGATCAGGGTGCTCTTCGCCCCTTCCGGCAGCAGCTCGTGCGCGCTCAAGGTGGCCACCTTGGCGATGTCGAGCCGCACGGCGTCGCCCGCGTACTGACGCATGCTGTTGGAGCGGTCGAGGACGAACGCGATGGCCAGCTCGGGCGCCTCGCGCGGCACGAGGCTGGACGTGGGCGAGAGGCGCTCGAGGGGCGTCTCGTAGTAGCCGCCCGGGCCGAACGCGCTCTCGCCGCCGAGCATCAGGAGGGGCAAGCCGAGGTCGAACACCGCCGCCTCGAGGGCGAGCTGCTGCCCGCTCGTGAGGGCGATCGCGGGCACGTTCATGAGCGCCGCGGCGCTGAAAGCCGCCAGAGCGCCGGGGCTCGCCGGCAGCTCCCCCGGGGCGCTCGACACGACCTCCACCCCCTGCGCCTCGAGGGCGGCCGCGAAGACGCGCAGCCAGGCGTCGTCCTCGCCTATGAGGAGCACCCGAGGGGCGGGAGCCACGCTCACGTTCGCTGCGCCAACGTCGTTACGGCTCTCGCCGTCGCCGGGCAGCGCCACGACGACCGCGTAGCGCTCGTCGCCGGGCTCGAGCGCCACGACCTCGACGGCCACCAGGTTGTCGCCCGCTCGCAGCATGACCTCGCGTTCGTCGAGCGCCTCGCCCCCGCCGTAGGTCGTCACGCGCGCCGCCCCGGCGCGGCTCGCGTTGACCACCGCCTGCAGCTCGAAGCGGTCGCCGACCATGACGGCCTCGGGCGCGACGACGCGGCGGACCACGGCGTCGGGGGCGGCAGAGGCTCCCACGGCGCCGTCAGTGGCGCCGTCAGTGGCGCCGTCAGTGGCGCCGGTGGCGGCGCCTTCGGGGCCGCCCCGTGCGACGTCGACCCGCGCGTCGAGCGTTAGGCCGCGCGCCTCGACCCGCGCGGCGGCGCGCGTGACGTCGCCGCGGGTCTCGAGCCCGTCGCCCGCCACCACGAGGCGCGCGGGCATGCCGGGCGGGACCGACGCGGACGCCATGTCGAGGTCCTGCTCGAGGTCGGCCCTCGTCGGTTCGGTTGTCGCCTCCATCGCCAGCTCCGCTGAGGGCTCCAGCACCTGCCGCGGTCCCGTGACCACGAGCAGGCCGCCGCGCGCGGGCAGGGGAAGGCGCGCGTCCGTCATGGCGAGCGCGACGAGGGCGAGCACCAGGAGTCGGGGGGCGAGGGCGCCGAGCCTCACCGGCCGCCCCTTACTGCCGGCGGCCCGTGCCGGCGACCGCCACCAGACG from Trueperaceae bacterium includes:
- a CDS encoding AbrB/MazE/SpoVT family DNA-binding domain-containing protein, producing the protein MTVTIDAAGRLVIPKTLRDAAGLRPGMPLQARLRDGRIEIEPAPTAVSLVMKDGIGVARSAGAPGEDEPVLLASEVETVRARLRDERGQ
- a CDS encoding DUF58 domain-containing protein, encoding MSGGERPEPRADVRLSVVDVAPPPSLLQRLARRRLNVPRAGTFGGVGEHRSSTLGPGLEFAEYRAYQPGDDLRRVDPHLEARSGELFVREGDLLEQLAVTVVVDMSASMGGGVPEKSVLARRVAGALAYVALAGSDRVRLVAFTGRGLRWGPRGGGVRAAGQLFEWLEGLRAEGAVEFDHAAKALAARLPRPGVCLVVSDWLFAAPEAGLGVLRGARQAVVGVQVCSPEELDPGVLATGGLGGGTLTLEDVETGAEVNVALTPAALAVYARNLRRWQEGLEAAFVRHGGMWLRARSDADLEALLLKEWAGYGLVR
- a CDS encoding AAA family ATPase, whose translation is MPEAEATTPMRSGGEPDGPTATTAGRTTAASTAAPPTGTAPTDAAALERALGSLRRLREEIGRVVLGQDEVVDQLLIGLVSGGHVLLESAPGLGKTLLVRTVSVAAGLQFARVQFTPDLMPADVTGTMILVRDELGGGRLEFQQGPIFTQLLLADEINRATPKTQSALLEAMQENTVTAAGRTWPLPRPFFVLATQNPIELEGTYILPEAQLDRFLLKIVLPLPSEDVLDAILEQTTGAGLPTPEQVATPDTILDLQRLVREVPVAAHVRRGVARFLLATHPEREASSPDVRRYVRFGVSPRGGQSLLLAAKANALLRGRYNVAFDDLRAVLAPTLRHRFQLNFEGEADPGVDAERLLRQVFEASAGA
- a CDS encoding VWA domain-containing protein, with translation VAATGASERAVWSLVLVTGRPTPLAVRWPVSRSSLADLGPGLVNGGGSADWREAALLARRILTGDGLTLTSAGAQARAAQASNGVANGVANEVARVVLVGPTVAGAAEALAVLPDAEVVPVPGGPAVALASASLTPGASPGQWRVAGEIVGRAADAGAVDGGSIDAGAVDGSSIDGSSIDAGAAKAGAAGGATALALAWSAGQGALGRVGTVDVALEPATAGELRGAFDLLLDLPADPDLGAEATVGTLELSVGASVAAFVAHALPVAVRVLYLGPGNAALSGALRALPYVELEELPVAAGLPQDASEFDLVVLDRVVVPEAPRTSTWWLASARTEAEPERATGPAIGDGTAGPWVEEPFVAATDWRATSFGAVWGSEALPGATVLVAGPHGPLLQLRWRESGLELRTAFDLNASDWPDADGFPLFVRGLLELVEPNAGRLVELPCLVGSACALPAGTVAVTDPRGHAVPLGTTLYGSERLVGADFVPAMAGSYRLVDARGVTRPLAAAALADRLPALVGADGSAAPGRAPPYRVPLRRILAAAVLLVLVAEAVVWWRSPARAAGSKGRPVRLGALAPRLLVLALVALAMTDARLPLPARGGLLVVTGPRQVLEPSAELAMEATTEPTRADLEQDLDMASASVPPGMPARLVVAGDGLETRGDVTRAAARVEARGLTLDARVDVARGGPEGAATGATDGATDGATDGAVGASAAPDAVVRRVVAPEAVMVGDRFELQAVVNASRAGAARVTTYGGGEALDEREVMLRAGDNLVAVEVVALEPGDERYAVVVALPGDGESRNDVGAANVSVAPAPRVLLIGEDDAWLRVFAAALEAQGVEVVSSAPGELPASPGALAAFSAAALMNVPAIALTSGQQLALEAAVFDLGLPLLMLGGESAFGPGGYYETPLERLSPTSSLVPREAPELAIAFVLDRSNSMRQYAGDAVRLDIAKVATLSAHELLPEGAKSTLIAFDSTARTLVPLGPAAEGEAFRAAVLELDPRGGTNLYPALVAAYEQLSGAGAAAAHVIVMSDGLSQPGDFPGILALLREANVTVSTIAIGPEADADQLREVARLGGGTFHSSADFSALPGIMAHEVLLQSGELTEERDSTPAWQGRRPRFLRAWPDALPAVGGYVPTSVKPEARLHLSVTDEQGEVQPLLASWHYGAGEVVAFTAHAAGPWTREWLSEPAYPTMWAHLVRQLTRTPSTAAVRLARDGDRLRVVSAAADAVVELPGGRSADLSARPAAGGYASELFLDETGTYRVTAGGATLTLEVPYLAVLDAGRAAPERLVATATATGGHALADLADALAPVGWYWPRSPVWPLALGAALLALLLELTWRYAPDLLRVAKPRAPVVPRKD